Proteins from one Pseudomonas grandcourensis genomic window:
- a CDS encoding acyltransferase codes for MSNEKRIMDIELLRGIAVLGVLFHHLQDSLFAAAVPLLQAITLYSQPWWGVDLFFAISGFVIARSLIPALRRCTTRQEYWQQTRNFWLRRAFRLLPSAWLWLALMLLACLFLNRSGAFGTLHANIQATLAGIAQYANFRFADSFYHYEYGTSFVYWSLSLEEQFYLLFPLMIVLFRKHLVWALLALVAVQLLTLRTPILMVVRTDALALGVLLAMWSVQPSYLRWEPTFLRRPWAGLSALLGIALVLGFMATDRFTFTHYRIGVIALLCALLVWIASYNRDYLMPKGMFKNLMTWVGSRSYGIYLIHIPAYLLVREFIFRLQAAGLPSPAGHPILMLLMAGGLIVLLSELNYRFIEMPMRNRGASLVKRLGTSRTAVPSSGATSC; via the coding sequence ATGAGCAACGAGAAACGGATCATGGACATCGAGTTGCTGCGCGGCATTGCGGTGCTTGGCGTGCTGTTTCATCACCTGCAGGACAGCCTGTTTGCGGCGGCCGTGCCGTTGTTGCAGGCCATCACGCTGTACAGCCAGCCGTGGTGGGGCGTGGATCTGTTTTTCGCGATCTCGGGTTTCGTCATTGCCCGCAGCCTGATCCCGGCCCTGCGCCGTTGCACCACGCGTCAGGAGTATTGGCAACAGACGCGCAATTTCTGGTTGCGCCGGGCATTTCGATTGCTGCCGTCGGCCTGGTTATGGCTGGCGCTGATGTTGCTGGCGTGTCTTTTTCTCAACCGCTCCGGCGCGTTCGGCACTCTGCACGCGAATATTCAGGCGACCCTGGCCGGCATCGCCCAGTACGCCAACTTTCGCTTTGCCGACAGTTTTTATCATTACGAATATGGCACCAGTTTCGTGTACTGGAGCCTGTCGCTGGAAGAGCAGTTCTACCTGTTGTTCCCGCTGATGATCGTGCTGTTTCGCAAGCACCTGGTGTGGGCGTTGCTGGCGCTGGTTGCGGTGCAATTGTTGACCTTGCGCACGCCGATCCTGATGGTGGTGCGCACGGACGCACTGGCACTTGGCGTGCTGTTGGCGATGTGGAGCGTGCAGCCTTCGTACCTGCGCTGGGAGCCGACTTTCCTGCGTCGCCCATGGGCCGGCCTGTCGGCACTGCTCGGGATTGCATTGGTGCTCGGTTTCATGGCGACGGACCGTTTCACCTTTACCCATTACCGGATCGGTGTGATTGCGCTGTTGTGTGCGCTGCTGGTGTGGATCGCGTCCTACAACCGCGATTACCTGATGCCCAAGGGAATGTTCAAGAACCTGATGACCTGGGTCGGCAGTCGTTCCTACGGGATTTACCTGATCCACATCCCGGCCTACTTGCTGGTTCGTGAGTTCATTTTCCGTTTACAGGCTGCCGGGCTGCCCAGTCCGGCCGGCCATCCGATTCTGATGTTGCTGATGGCAGGCGGCCTGATCGTGCTGCTGAGCGAACTCAACTATCGCTTCATTGAAATGCCCATGCGCAACCGCGGCGCCTCGCTGGTCAAACGCCTGGGCACCTCCCGAACAGCCGTCCCATCCTCTGGAGCCACCTCATGCTGA
- a CDS encoding class I SAM-dependent methyltransferase, whose product MIRALVRRFFPETKSELRPAPSPVEQSRVSPRDVGLHDAMHDGWFSGDSGELLKGFAITADDTLLDVGCGEGVATLFAVRQGASVIFTDSEHDKVRDLARQVQAQSDKANLGLVSNSLPLPLADGCASKVVCMEVLEHIDQPEPFMAELVRMGRPGALYLLSVPSPVGEHLQKGIAPASYFQSPNHVQIFSPERFAALVEDAGLVIEHRQATGFFWVMGMIFFWASERAAGRELGGAVRDRIQAPYPPLMESWAKTWQELLAQPDGLAIKQMLDQLMPKSQVIIARKPHVQEGA is encoded by the coding sequence ATGATTCGCGCACTGGTCAGACGTTTCTTTCCAGAGACGAAATCCGAGCTCCGGCCCGCGCCTTCGCCGGTCGAACAATCCCGTGTGTCGCCAAGAGATGTGGGCTTGCACGATGCCATGCATGACGGCTGGTTTTCGGGCGATAGCGGCGAATTGCTCAAAGGGTTTGCCATTACCGCCGACGACACCTTGCTCGATGTCGGCTGCGGCGAAGGCGTGGCGACGTTGTTCGCGGTGCGTCAAGGCGCGTCGGTGATCTTCACCGACAGTGAGCACGACAAGGTCCGCGACCTGGCGCGGCAAGTGCAAGCGCAGTCGGATAAAGCGAATCTCGGTCTGGTCAGCAACAGCCTGCCATTGCCTCTGGCCGATGGTTGCGCCAGCAAAGTCGTGTGCATGGAAGTGCTGGAACACATCGATCAGCCAGAACCCTTCATGGCCGAACTGGTGCGCATGGGCCGTCCCGGCGCGCTGTACCTGCTGAGCGTGCCGTCCCCGGTGGGCGAGCATTTGCAGAAAGGCATCGCCCCGGCCAGCTATTTTCAGTCGCCCAATCACGTGCAGATTTTCAGCCCCGAGCGATTCGCCGCGCTGGTGGAAGACGCGGGTCTGGTCATCGAGCATCGCCAGGCCACCGGGTTTTTCTGGGTCATGGGCATGATTTTTTTCTGGGCCAGTGAGCGGGCTGCCGGGCGTGAGTTGGGTGGCGCGGTTCGCGACCGGATTCAGGCGCCGTATCCGCCGCTGATGGAGAGCTGGGCGAAAACCTGGCAGGAATTGCTGGCCCAGCCCGACGGGTTGGCGATCAAGCAGATGCTGGATCAGTTGATGCCCAAGAGCCAGGTGATCATCGCCCGCAAACCTCATGTCCAGGAGGGCGCATGA